Proteins encoded by one window of Pelmatolapia mariae isolate MD_Pm_ZW linkage group LG14, Pm_UMD_F_2, whole genome shotgun sequence:
- the LOC134641707 gene encoding myelin protein zero-like protein 2 — protein sequence MCVKGLYVFTVLSGLAASGMLQVSGMRIYTSEEVEAVNGTDVRLKCTFESSSPITPDDVVITWTFRPLKGGPRQSVFYYQRKPFLPQEGLFRKRISWAGDIMGSDASIIIREVKFTYNGTYICQVKNPPDVHGPDGEIKLRVVETASFSGLLLLAFAIAAAISGIVILLLIIASCRRCKRRRQRELEGNEEAPRKERKDPTACHPSRAVHLYLSETSIEIDSSDGMISDPSTGDSSSSEEEGPSSDDDNGGDDSD from the exons GCATGCTGCAGGTCAGCGGGATGCGTATATACACATCTGAGGAGGTTGAGGCGGTCAACGGGACAGACGTTCGTTTGAAGTGCACCTTCGAGAGCTCGTCTCCCATCACACCCGATGATGTCGTCATCACGTGGACCTTCAGGCCACTTAAGGGGGGCCCAAGGCAATCG GTATTTTACTACCAAAGGAAACCATTTCTTCCACAAGAAGGACTCTTCAGAAAGCGCATTTCCTGGGCTGGTGACATCATGGGCAGCGATGCCTCCATCATAATTCGAGAGGTCAAGTTCACCTACAACGGCACTTACATCTGCCAAGTAAAGAACCCACCCGATGTCCACGGCCCAGATGGAGAAATTAAACTGAGAGTAGTTGAAACAG CCTCTTTCTCTGGACTTCTCCTACTGGCATTTGCCATCGCAGCTGCCATCTCCGGCATagtcatcctcctcctcatcatcgcATCCTGCAGGAGATGCAAGAGGAGGAGACAAAGGGAGCTGGAAGGGAATGAGGAGGCCCCGCGCAAAGAGCGAAAAGACCCCACCGCGTG CCACCCATCGAGGGCCGTCCACCTCTACTTATCAGAGACCTCCATAGAGATTGACAGTTCAGACGGCATGATCTCAGATCCCAGCACCGGAGACTCGAGCTCCTCTGAGGAAGAAGGCCCGAGCTCAGATGACGATAATGGCGGTGACGACTCAGATTGA